A part of Mesoplodon densirostris isolate mMesDen1 chromosome 10, mMesDen1 primary haplotype, whole genome shotgun sequence genomic DNA contains:
- the SERPINB9 gene encoding serpin B9 isoform X1 gives MDALSEANGTFALRLLKILCQDDPSRNVFYSPVSISSALAMVFLGAKGDTATQVAQVLSLNTEKDIHEDFRALLTELNKPGTQYVLRTANRLFGEKTCEFLSIFQESCLRFYHTELEQLSFAKAAEPSRKQINAWVSKKTEGKIPELLPGNSIDAQTRLVLINTVYFKGRWNEQFNKTYTREMPFRVNRKEQRPVQMMFQEGTFRLAHVEEVQAQVLELPYAGEEMSMLVLLPDDHVALSSVEKHLTFEKFLAWTHPDCMKSTEVEVFLPRFKLEEAYDLGPVLQGLGVVDAFQQGRADFSAMSADSDLCLSRFAHKSLVEVNEEGTEAAAALAVTVVECCMESGPRFCADHPFLFFIRHNKASSILFCGRLSSP, from the exons ATGGACGCTCTTTCTGAAGCAAATGGCACTTTTGCCCTCCGCCTTTTAAAGATACTGTGTCAAGATGACCCTTCACGCAACGTGTTTTATTCTCCTGTGAGCATCTCCTCTGCCCTGGCCATGGTCTTCCTGGGGGCAAAAGGAGACACTGCTACCCAGGTGGCCCAG gTGCTTTCTttaaatacagagaaagacaTTCACGAGGATTTCCGGGCACTTCTCACTGAGCTGAacaagcctggcacacagtacgtACTCAGAACGGCCAACAGGCTCTTTGGAGAGAAGACCTGTGAATTCCTCTCT ATCTTTCAGGAATCCTGTCTTCGGTTCTACCACACTGAGCTGGAGCAGCTCTCCTTTGCCAAAGCTGCAGAGCCGTCCAGGAAACAGATAAACGCTTGGGTCTCAAAAAAGACTGAAG GTAAAATTCCAGAGTTGTTGCCGGGTAACTCAATTGATGCACAGACCAGGCTGGTTCTCATCAACACGGTCTACTTCAAAGGAAGGTGGAATGAGCAATTCAACAAAACGTACACAAGGGAGATGCCGTTCAGAGTAAACCGG AAGGAGCAGAGGCCGGTGCAGATGATGTTTCAGGAAGGAACGTTTAGACTCGCCCACGTAGAGGAGGTGCAGGCCCAGGTCCTCGAGCTGCCCTACGCGGGTGAGGAGATGAGCATGCTCGTCTTGCTCCCTGACGACCACGTGGCTCTGAGCTCG GTGGAAAAACATCTCACTTTTGAGAAATTCCTCGCCTGGACCCACCCAGACTGCATGAAAAGCACAGAAGTGGAAGTTTTCCTCCCGAGATTTAAACTGGAAGAGGCTTATGACCTGGGGCCTGTGCTGCAGGGTCTGGGGGTGGTTGACGCCTTCCAGCAGGGCAGGGCTGACTTCTCGGCCATGTCAGCCGACAGCGACCTGTGTCTGTCCAGGTTTGCGCACAAGAGTTTGGTGGAGGTGAACGAGGAAGGCACGGAGGCCGCGGCCGCTTTGGCCGTGACAGTGGTGGAGTGTTGCATGGAGTCTGGACCCAGGTTCTGTGCCGACCacccctttcttttcttcatcaGGCACAACAAAGCCAGCAGCATTCTCTTCTGCGGCAGGCTTTCCTCCCCGTAG
- the SERPINB9 gene encoding serpin B9 isoform X2 yields the protein MMFQEGTFRLAHVEEVQAQVLELPYAGEEMSMLVLLPDDHVALSSVEKHLTFEKFLAWTHPDCMKSTEVEVFLPRFKLEEAYDLGPVLQGLGVVDAFQQGRADFSAMSADSDLCLSRFAHKSLVEVNEEGTEAAAALAVTVVECCMESGPRFCADHPFLFFIRHNKASSILFCGRLSSP from the exons ATGATGTTTCAGGAAGGAACGTTTAGACTCGCCCACGTAGAGGAGGTGCAGGCCCAGGTCCTCGAGCTGCCCTACGCGGGTGAGGAGATGAGCATGCTCGTCTTGCTCCCTGACGACCACGTGGCTCTGAGCTCG GTGGAAAAACATCTCACTTTTGAGAAATTCCTCGCCTGGACCCACCCAGACTGCATGAAAAGCACAGAAGTGGAAGTTTTCCTCCCGAGATTTAAACTGGAAGAGGCTTATGACCTGGGGCCTGTGCTGCAGGGTCTGGGGGTGGTTGACGCCTTCCAGCAGGGCAGGGCTGACTTCTCGGCCATGTCAGCCGACAGCGACCTGTGTCTGTCCAGGTTTGCGCACAAGAGTTTGGTGGAGGTGAACGAGGAAGGCACGGAGGCCGCGGCCGCTTTGGCCGTGACAGTGGTGGAGTGTTGCATGGAGTCTGGACCCAGGTTCTGTGCCGACCacccctttcttttcttcatcaGGCACAACAAAGCCAGCAGCATTCTCTTCTGCGGCAGGCTTTCCTCCCCGTAG